One Lampris incognitus isolate fLamInc1 chromosome 18, fLamInc1.hap2, whole genome shotgun sequence genomic region harbors:
- the utp23 gene encoding rRNA-processing protein UTP23 homolog, giving the protein MKIKRQKQAKKTINFYKYNFSFREPFQILIDGTFCQAALKNKIQIKEQIPKYLMGEVQLCTTNCALKELEFLGKELYGAKIILQRFQVRNCNHFKSPVPASKCLLSMLEKTNPHHYFIATQDFNVTNDLKKIPGVPLLYIILNTIVLDKPSQSSLDHVQAVQMGQLVSPEQQQRISSLKEEQGVAQKDRERRGKKRKRKQSNPNPLSCLKKKKKGLPTPPLKKMEGEKKRTRHKKHKRGTEESTPAAPTTQ; this is encoded by the exons ATGAAGATCAAACGGCAGAAGCAAGCCAAGAAGACCATAAACTTCTACAAATACAACTTCAGCTTCAGGGAACCCTTTCAAATTCTCATCGATGGGACATTTTGTCAAGCGGCTCTTAAAAATAAGATTCAGATTAAGGAGCAAATACCAAAGTACTTGATGGGAGAGGTGCAACTCTGCACTACGAA CTGTGCACTGAAGGAACTAGAGTTTCTGGGAAAGGAACTGTATGGAGCAAAAATTATCCTGCAAAGGTTTCAGGTCAGGAACTGTAACCATTTCAAGAGCCCAGTGCCAGCCTCAAAGTGTCTGCTGTCCATGCTGGAAAAGACAAACCCACATCACTACTTTATTGCCACACAG gactTCAATGTGACAAATGATTTGAAGAAGATCCCAGGTGTGCCTCTGCTATACATCATCCTCAACACGATCGTGCTGGACAAGCCCAGCCAGTCATCCTTGGACCATGTTCAGGCTGTTCAGATGGGGCAACTTGTCTCCCCGGAGCAGCAGCAGAGAATCAGCAGCCTGAAAGAGGAGCAGGGGGTCGCCCAGAAGGACAGGGAGAGACGGGGTAAGAAGCGCAagaggaaacagagcaatcccaaCCCTCTCAGCtgcctgaagaagaaaaaaaaaggactgccCACGCCACCGCTGaaaaagatggagggagagaagaagaggactCGGCACAAGAAACACAAGCGGGGCACAGAGGAGAGCACACCTGCTGCCCCAACCACTCAGTAG
- the rad21b gene encoding RAD21 cohesin complex component b, whose translation MFYAHFVLSKRGPLAKIWLAAHWDKKLTKAHVFECNLESSVESIISPKVKMALRTSGHLLLGVVRIYHRKAKYLLADCNEAFIKIKMAFRPGVVDLPEENREAAYNAITLPEEFHDFDQPLPDLDDIDVAQQFTLNQSRVEEITMREEVGNLSLLQENDFADFGMDDREMMREESAFEVDIMGASASNLLLEAEGGASQMADKSNHLEYDDQYKDDFGDNPMESNEGGMLVDKLLSNEDGGGIFDDPPAITESVMMPQDPGDDEDDFDALSAGAPDSPDSGPTEPLPVMADQTEQTTLVHNEEEAFALEPIDITVKETKAKRKRKLIVDSVKELDSKTIRAQLSDYSDIVTTLDLAPPTKKLMMWKETGGVEKLFSLPAQPLWNARLLKMFTRCLTPLVPDELRKRRKGGEADSLDEFLKDLENPEVPREETTGHQQRDIIDQTIVEEPSVLQVSAMEGSRTTLDESVMPPPSSQRGLKRKAQDTEPALPMGTLDQQQQQQGAAASDVSQQLEVSNVELPPEETTTNISQLIELDLLGDKNKEKKNGDESDEEEETQGGDQDQEERRWNKRTQQMLHGLQRVMSKTGAQSVSLLDLCRNNNRKQAAAKFYSFLVLKKQQAVELEQEEPYSDIIATPGPRFHII comes from the exons ATGTTCTACGCCCACTTTGTCCTCAGCAAACGTGGGCCACTGGCCAAAATATGGCTGGCGGCCCACTGGGACAAGAAGCTGACCAAGGCCCATGTGTTTGAATGCAACTTGGAGAGCAGTGTCGAAAGCATTATCTCTCCCAAG gtGAAAATGGCGTTACGTACATCGGGTCACCTGCTGCTTGGAGTGGTGAGAATCTACCACAGGAAGGCCAAGTACCTGTTGGCCGACTGTAACGAGGCCTTCATCAAGATCAAGATGGCTTTTAGACCAG GTGTTGTGGATCTGCCTGAGGAGAACAGAGAAGCAGCCTACAATGCAATCACTCTACCTGAGGAATTCCATGATTTTGACCAGCCACTGCCAGACCTAga tgacattgatgTGGCCCAGCAGTTCACCCTGAACCAGAGCAGAGTGGAGGAGATCACCATGAGGGAGGAGGTGGGCAACCTCAGCCTGCTACAGGAGAACGACTTTG CGGACTTTGGGATGGATGACAGAGAGATGATGCGAGAGGAAAGTGCGTTTGAGGTGGACATCATGGGAGCATCGGCTTCCAACCTGTTGCTGGAGGCTGAGGGTGGAGCTAGCCAGATGGCTGACAAATCGAATCACCTGGAGTACGATGACCAGTacaaggatgactttggagacaacCCCATGGAGAGCAATGAGGGAGGCATGCTGG TGGACAAGCTGCTTAGTAATGAGGATGGAGGGGGCATCTTTGACGACCCCCCTGCCATCACAGAAAGTGTGATGATGCCTCAGGACCCCGGGGATGATGAAGATGACTTTGATGCTCTCTCTG CTGGAGCCCCAGATAGCCCAGACTCTGGCCCAACAGAACCCCTCCCAGTGATGGCGGACCAGACAGAACAGACCACCCTGGTCCACAACGAGGAGGAGGCTTTTGCCCTGGAGCCCATTGACATCACAG TTAAGGAGACCAAGGCGAAGCGTAAGAGAAAGCTGATAGTGGACAGTGTGAAGGAGTTGGACAGCAAGACTATCCGGGCCCAGCTCAGTGACTACTCTGACATCGTCACCACCCTGGACCTTGCTCCTCCCACCAAGAAACTGATGATGTGGAAGGAGACGGGAGGAGTGGAGAAGCTGTTCTCGCTCCCTGCACAGCCCCTCTGGAACGCCAGGCTGCTCAAG ATGTTCACGCGGTGTTTAACACCTCTGGTGCCAGATgagctgaggaagaggaggaagggcgGTGAGGCTGACAGTCTGGATGAGTTCCTTAAGGACCTGGAGAACCCtgaggtgccaagagaggagaccacaggcCATCAGCAGAGAGACATCattg ACCAGACCATTGTGGAGGAGCCCAGTGTTCTGCAGGTCTCAGCCATGGAAGGCAGCAGGACCACCCTGGATGAGTCAGTCATGCCCCCTCCATCCTCTCAGCGTGGCCTCAAACGCAAGGCCCAGGACACAGAGCCAGCCCTGCCT ATGGGTACCCTGgaccagcagcaacagcagcagggaGCTGCGGCCTCTGATGTGTCCCAGCAGCTGGAGGTGTCTAATGTGGAACTGCCTCCGGAGGAAACCACCACCAACATCAGCCAGCTGATAGAGCTAGACCTGTTGGGGGACAAGAACAAAGAGAAGAAAAATGGTGACGAATCAGATGAG GAGGAGGAAACACAAGGAGGAGACCAGGACCAAGAGGAGAGGAGGTGGAACAAAAGAACCCAACAGATGCTGCACGGGCTCCAG AGGGTGATGTCCAAGACAGGtgcccagtcagtcagtctgctGGACCTATGCAGGAACAACAACAGGAAGCAGGCAGCAGCAAAGTTCTACAGCTTCCTGGTTCTGAAGAAGCAGCAGGCAGTGGAGCTGGAGCAGGAAGAGCCCTACAGTGACATCATCGCCACGCCTGGACCACGGTTTCACATCATCTAA
- the si:ch211-153f2.3 gene encoding protein FAM167A isoform X2, which translates to MNRDSHSEDTLSTMVLENIKNKLIHAFRTTGEPREEPQDSASVVRPVSVGRSYQANEELRRAKIDGAITWLRSELLEMRSQDRQLAQTLLGLNTEIQRLRRESYVAMEVEGED; encoded by the exons ATGAATCGAGACAGTCACAGCGAAGACACCTTGTCAACCATGGTCCTGGAGAACATTAAAAACaaactgatccatgccttcaggACGACAGGGGAACCCCGGGAGGAACCGCAAGACTCTGCGTCTGTCGTCCGTCCGGTCAGCGTCGGCAGGAGCTACCAAGCCAATGAAGAGCTGCGGAGGGCAAAGATAGACGGAGCAATAACCTGGCTGAGGTCCGAACTG CTGGAGATGCGTTCACAGGACCGCCAGCTGGCTCAGACACTGCTGGGGCTCAACACAGAGATCCAGAGACTGAGGAGGGAGAGTTACGTAGCGATGGAAGTAGAGGGGGAAGATTAG
- the si:ch211-153f2.3 gene encoding uncharacterized protein si:ch211-153f2.3 isoform X1: MNRDSHSEDTLSTMVLENIKNKLIHAFRTTGEPREEPQDSASVVRPVSVGRSYQANEELRRAKIDGAITWLRSELVSSQLEMRSQDRQLAQTLLGLNTEIQRLRRESYVAMEVEGED, encoded by the exons ATGAATCGAGACAGTCACAGCGAAGACACCTTGTCAACCATGGTCCTGGAGAACATTAAAAACaaactgatccatgccttcaggACGACAGGGGAACCCCGGGAGGAACCGCAAGACTCTGCGTCTGTCGTCCGTCCGGTCAGCGTCGGCAGGAGCTACCAAGCCAATGAAGAGCTGCGGAGGGCAAAGATAGACGGAGCAATAACCTGGCTGAGGTCCGAACTGGTGAGTTCTCAG CTGGAGATGCGTTCACAGGACCGCCAGCTGGCTCAGACACTGCTGGGGCTCAACACAGAGATCCAGAGACTGAGGAGGGAGAGTTACGTAGCGATGGAAGTAGAGGGGGAAGATTAG